GGTGAATGGCGGCGACGGGCCGGGAGAACACCCCAGCCAGGCGTTGCTGGACCTGTACACCATACTTACCGAGTTTTCCCGGCTGGGAAAATTGCTGGACGGCGCGCACATCGCGATGGTCGGCGACCTGAAATACGGCCGCACCGTGCATTCGCTGATAAAGCTGCTGGCGCTGTACCGCGGCGTCAAGTTCACGCTGATTTCGCCGCCGGGGCTGGAAATGCCTGCCTACATCGTCGAGCAGGCCGCCAAGCACGACAACGTGATCGAACAGAAGCAGTCGCTGGACGGCCTGCAGGGCGCGGACGTCATCTATGCGACGCGGGTGCAGAAAGAGCGTTTCGCCGATGAGGCACAGGAAGGCTACACCCCCGACTTCCAGATCAATCGCGCAATCATCGATACCTATTGCGGCCCCGATACCATCGTCATGCATCCGCTGCCGCGCGACAGCCGGCCGGGCGCGAACGACCTGAGCGTGGACCTGAACCACGATCCGCGCCTGGCGATATTCCGGCAGACGGATAACGGCATCCCCATCCGTATGGCGATCTTCGCGGTGCTGCTGGGGGTGGAAGGCCTGGTGCAGCATTCCATGCGGGACGTGACGTGGCGCCATCCCTCGCACGTCGGGCCGGACGACTCCGCCTTCCACGGGCTGGATTGACCGTCCTGGCGAGCCGCGCCATCCGATAACGGGATGGCGCGCTTCATCGCGCATCGGCCTGCTGGCATCAGCCGCGTTTTTCGCCGCCCAGGGCCTCGACCAGCTCGGCCATCAGCTTGGCCAGCTCGCCTGTCATCAGCGCCATGTCGCTGTCGAATTTCTCGTCGTCGTTCTGGGCCATGCTGTCGGTGTTTTCCTTCAGCACGTCCAGCGGGGCCACGCGCTTGACGTCCAGCGACTCGGTCAGCACGAAGGACACACGGTCGGCCCACGTCATCGCCAGCCGCGTGCATTGCTTGCCCGACTGGATGTGGCGGCGTACGTCGTCCGCGTCGATGGTGTGCTTGACGTAGCGGATGGCAGCGCGGCTTTCGCCCGAGGCCCGCAGTTCCGTATCCTGATCGATGCTGAAGTTGGCGGGCGCTTCGTCTTCCGCCAGCCAACCCGTCATCGCCGCCGCCGGCGATTGCGCGACGTACAGGCTTTCCAGGGGGAATGGATCGATGGATTTCGCCAGCAGGCCCAGGACCTCGTCGGCCTTGGCCGACGCCGCGGCGTCCACGACCAGCCATCGGTTGACGGGGTCGATCCAGACACGGGTGTCGCGGTAGATGCTGAAGGCCTTGGGAAGCAGTTCGTCCGTGACGCGCTCCTTGATTTCCTTCATCTGCTTGCGGCCCGGCTTGTAGCCCTGCTGCTCCTCGATTTCCTGCGCGCGCGCCTTGGCGACCTGGTTGACGACCGTGGCCGGCAGAAGCTTCTTTTCCGCCCGCAGCGTCAACAGCATCTGTCCGTTGACCGTATGCACCAGTCCGCCGTTCTCACGGGACGGTATCCAGCCCAGGCTTTGCATTTCCAGGGTGTTGCCGCCCTGGTAGGCGAATTTCGCCAGCGCGTCTTCGAGCTGTTCGTCCTTCATCGCCCAGGACGGGGAAAGGCGGTAAATCTTCAGATTCTTGAACCACATATGCGTCGGGCAAAAGCGTGGATTCTATACGACCCGTCGCTACTGGCGCTTGGCCGGGATGCATCGGCCATACGCCGGCCCGGGGAGGCCGATACGCGGGACACGTTCTGTCACGGACAGCCGTTCTGCTCTGGAGTATCTTCCGCCGCAGCGCCGAGCTGCGGCCGCGAATCTACAACAGAACCGGGAGGCTTATATGAAACCTGTCACCTTCATCGGCGCCATCTTGATCGTCCTTGGGGTAGTCGCGCTGGTCTATCAAGGGTTCAGCTACAAGTCCGAGGACACCATCGTGCAGGTCGGCTCCGTCAAGGCGACCGCCGAGACCACCAAGTCCGTGCCCATCCCGCAATGGGCCGGAATTGCCGCCATCGTGGTCGGCGTGGTGGCGATCGGCGTCGGCATGCGTCGCTGACCGCGGGTGCGCCGCGTCGCCGCGCGGCGCACCGCTGGCCCCTGGGCACTTGGCGCCTGGCCTGAGTGCGGCCCGCTTGCGTCCCGCGCCAGGCATGTGGATTGCATTTGCCCGCACGTTGGCATTGCAAGGAGCCACCTTATGGCACAGACCGACGCCCGCGTACTCGGGGTAGCGATCACGCATCCCGATCGGCAGCTGTTCAGCGATCCCGTTATCACCAAACTCGATCTGGCGCGCTACTACGAATCGGTCGCGAGCAGCATCATGCCCCATCTCGCGAATCGCCGGGTGGCCTTGCTGCGCTGCCCCGAGGGCACGTCAGGCGAGTGTTTTTTCCAGAAGCACATGAGCGACCACCTACCGTCCGGCGTGGCGACCGATGGCGATATGCTGGTCATCCGGGATATCGGCGGCGTGATCGGCCTGGTGCAGCGTGGCGTGATCGAATTCCACACCTGGGGCGCGAAGCTTCCGGGGTCGGACAAGCCCGACAGGCTGACCTTCGACCTGGATCCCGATCCACACACGGGCTGGCGGGACATGGCGCGGGCAACGCGCGTGGTCCGCGACCGGCTGGAAGCCTTGGGACTGCAGCCCTTCCTTAAGACCACGGGCGGCAAGGGCCTGCACGTGGTGGTGCCGATACGCGCCACCCTGGGGTGGGACGACGTGCGTGGTTTCTGCAAGGCCATCGCGCAGCAACTCGAACATGACGCGCCGGATGTCTTCGTCGCCAACATGGCCAAGGCCAAGCGGCAGGGACACATTTTCGTGGATTACCTGCGCAACAGCGATGGGGCCACCGCGGTGGCCGCGTTTTCGGTGCGCGCACGTGACGGCGCACCGGTTTCGATGCCGGTTGCCTGGGACGTGTTGGACGGCGACGAGGATCCGCGAGGGCCCGCGTTCAACGTGCGCAACGTGCGGGCGCGTATCGACGCATGGCGTGAGGACCCCTGGGCCGGGTATGCGGCTGCGCGCAAGACCCTGACGGCGGCGATGCGCCGTGAGGTGGCCGCGCATGCGCATGACGAAGACGCCTAGCCGCGGGTAGCCGCACACGAAGGGAATTTTCGCGCCCGGTATGGCAGAAAAAAAAACGGCCCGACTTCGAAAGTCGGGCCGGTACGGGAGCACACGATGTCGCGCTGTTTAAGGCTCGCGGGGAGCGCGGCATCGGTGTCAGAATGCGACCCTGCAACCGCCGGACAGGGGGATCGATCGTCCGGAGATCGTGCGCAAGGCCGTGATCTGAGTGGCCAGTCTATTCGCCAGGCTCTGACATCGTCCTGAATCGAATCCGTGTCGCCGCAACGTGCGTTCAACGCCTCTACGAAAGGTGCCTGCGGAAAAAAAAGCTCCCATATGGGAGCTTTGTAAAAGGCCGGTCGGGTGCAGCGTCCCGGCCGGCAGGGGCCATGCGGACTCAGTAGTCCTTGTTCAGGTCGACGTCCTTGGTTTCGCGGACGAACAGGACGCCGATGATCAGCGTCATCACGGCGATGATGATGGGGTACCAGAGGCCGTCGTAAATGTTCCCCGTGGCCGCCACGATGGCGAAGGCCAGTGGGGGCAGGAACCCGCCGAACCAGCCGTTCCCGATGTGGTACGGCAGGCTCATCGACGTATAGCGGATGCGGGTCGGGAACATTTCGACCAGCATGGCCGCGATCGGTCCGTAGACCATGGTGACGTAGATCACCAGTATGGTCAGCAGCACCACCACCATGACGTTGTTGGATTGCGCGGGATCGGCCTTGGCGGGGTAGCCGTGGCCGCGGATCGCCGATGTCAGCGATTTATCCAGTTCGGCGGTGCGCGTCTTGAAGTCGGCCGGCGCGAGCGTCTTGCCTTCGAAGGACTGGAATTCGTCCTTGCCGATGCGCACCTTGGCCACCGAACCCGCGGGCGCGGCCTCGTTCTGGTAGTTCACCGAGTTGCGCGCCATGAACGACTTGACGATGTCGCAACTGCTGGTGAACGACGAAGTGCCAACCGGATTGAACTGGAAGGAGCAGGTAGCCGGGTCCGCGATCACCGTCACGGGCGCGGACGCCTGGGCTTTTTCCAGCGCGGGATTGGCGAAGTGCGTCAGGCCCTGGAAGATCGGAAAGTACGTGACCGCGGCGATCAGGCAGCCCGCCATGATGATGGGCTTGCGGCCGATCCGATCGGACAACGCACCGAAGATGACGAAGAACGGCGTACCGATCAACAAGGCCACGGCAATCATGATGTTGGCCGTATTGGCGTCCACCTTCAGCGTCTGCGTCAGGAAAAACAGCGCGTAGAACTGGCCGGTGTACCAGACCACTGCCTGGCCCGCCGTCAGCCCCAGCAACGCCAGGATCACGATCTTCAGGTTCTTCCACTGGCCGAACGATTCGCTGATCGGCGCCTTGGAACCCTTGCCTTCTTCCTTCATGCGCTGGAAGGTGGGCGATTCGCTGAGCTGCAGCCGGATCCACACGGAGATCGCCAGCAGCACGAAGGACAGCAGGAACGGCGCGCGCCACCAGCCCCAGGCATCGCGGAAGGCGTCTTCGCCCGAGTACGAGCGCACGCCCAGGATCACCAGCAGGGACAGGAACAGGCCCAGCGTCGCCGTAGTCTGGATCCAGCTGGTGTAGAAGCCGCGACGGCCCATGGGCGCGTGCTCGGCCACGTAGGTCGCGGCGCCGCCGTATTCGCCACCCAGCGCCAGGCCTTGCAGCAGCCGCAGCACGATCAGCAGCGCCGGCGCGGCGATGCCTATCGAGCCATAAGTGGGCAGGATGCCGACCAGGAAGGTGGACAAGCCCATGATGACGATGGTGACAAGGAAGGTGTACTTGCGCCCGACCAGGTCGCCCAGGCGCCCGAATACCAGCGCGCCGAACGGCCGCACCGCAAAGCCCGCCGCGAAGGCCAGCAGCGCGAAAATGAAGCCAGCGGTGGGGTTGACGCCCGAGAAGAAGTGCAGGGCGATGATGGGAGCGAGCGAGCCGTACAGGTAGAAGTCGTACCACTCGAAAACGGTACCCAGCGAAGACGCGAAGATCACCTTGCGTTCATTGCGGGTCATGGGAGTCGAGGCCGCAACGGCGCCCGGACGCGGCATGGATGCTGTGCTCATGATGTCTCCTCAGGGATGGCCGGCGCTGTCCGCCGTGCTCGGTATGTGCAGACTCGCCCGCGGGAGCGGGGAGGCTGAACGCCACGGTAGGGAAGAAGTCTGACGAGGGTCTGACGTTTGGCTGACGCGCAGCGCTATTTATGTTTCTGTTTGTAAATTATGCGGGAACCGTATGGCGACCTTCAGTCCGCGTTGCGTGCTGCCCGGGGTGGGGTGGTCCATCAGTTGCACCGTGGCGCCATGCTTCTGCGCGATTTCGCGCACGATGGCCAGGCCCAGGCCGCTGCCTTCCGCCGCGGTCCCCAGCACCCGATAGAAGCGGTCGAACACGCGTTCGCGCTCCGCGCTGGGGATGCCTGGGCCTGAGTCCTCGACTTCGAGCAGCGCCCCGCCGGGTATGGCGCATACGCGCACGGTGACGCGGCCGCCGGCGGGCGTGTAGCGCAGCGCGTTGTCGATCAGGTTATTGAGCAGCTCGGCGAGCAGGATGGCGTTGCCCGCGATGGCGGCCGGCTGGCCGGCTTCCTCGAATCCCAGGTCGATGCCGATGTTCAGGGCCTGCGGCGCCCACTGCGTGGTTTGTTCGCAGGCCAGCACATTGAGGTCCACCGATGCCATGCCCACGGTGGCCGGGTTTTCGGCGCGCGCCAGCAGCAACAATTGATTGACCAGCCGCGTGGCGCGTTCCGAGCCCGCCACCAGCTGTCTCAAGCTGGCCTGCATTTCGTCCGCGCTGGCGTCGCGCAGCGCCAGTTCCGCCTGGGTGCGCAAGCCCGCGAGCGGAGTCTTCAACTGATGCGCGGCATCGGCCACGAAGCGGCGCTGCGTCTGCACCGTCGCCGATAGCCGTTCCAGCAAATCGTTGATCGCCGCGACCAGGGGGGCGATCTCGCTGGGCGTGGCCCGTTCGTCGATGGGCGACAGATCGTCCGGCCGGCGCGCCCGCAGCCGCTGTTGCAGGGCGTTCAAGGGCGCGACGCCGCGCGTCAGGCCGAACCACACCAGCAATACGGCGATGGGCAGCACGACGAATTGCGGAATGATCACGCCCTTGATGATGTCGTTGGCCAGTTGCGCGCGCCGTTCCGAGGTTTCCGCGACAATCACCAGCGCCGGCGTGGCGTCCGGCGCGGTGGCGTCCACGCGGGTATAGGCCAGCCGGATGGCGAAGCCGCGCAGCGTGCTGTCCTCATAGCGTATGGCGCCTGGCGCGACCACGTCGGCGCCCTTGGGCAGGGGTAGTTCGCGGTCGCCCCCCAGATACTGGCCATGTCCGCCGAGCACCAGCCAGAACACGCTATCGGTTTCGTCCGTGCGCAGCATGCCGCGCACGGGCTCGCTGATGTCGAGCTGCGGCTTGCCGTCGACGATATGGACGTTGCGCGCCAGCACGCGGAGGTGGCTGGCGAGCGCGCGGTCGTAGGGGACATCGGCGATATTCTGCGCCACGACGTAGGTGATGGCCACGCTCATGGGCCACAACAGGAAGAGCGGCGCCAGCATCCAGTCGAGGATCTCGCCCAGCAGGGAACGCCGGGGCAGGGCGATCGAGGGCCCGCGCGTGCCGTTGCGCAGGACGTCCAGGGCTTCCTGGTTCAGCGGCGCGACCTTGTGCGGTTCAGTGCGCCAGCTCGGCCGTGCCATGGTCGCGTTCCAGGCAATAGCCAAGACCGCGTACGGTCATGATGCGCACGCCCGTGGGTTCCAGCTTCTTGCGCAGGCGATGGACATACACTTCGATGGCATTGGTGCTGACTTCATCGCCCCATTCGCAGAGGTGGTCGACCAGCTGGTTCTTGCTGACCATGCGCCCGCTGCGCATCAACAGGATTTCGAGCAGGCCGATTTCGCGCGCGGACAGGTCCAGCGGCTGTTCGTCCGCCGACGCTACCCGGCCCGCCTGGTCGAACACCAGGCGTCCGTGGCGGATCAGGCTCGCGCCGCCACCGGCGCCGCGCCGGGTCAGGGCCCGTACCCGTGCCTCCAGTTCGGACAGGGCGAAGGGCTTGGCCATATAGTCGTCGGCGCCCAGGTCCAGCCCCTTGACGCGCTGCTCTATGCTGTCGGCGGCGGTTAGAATGAGCACGGGCAGATGCGCATTGCGAGCCCGCAGGCGTCGCAGGACTTCCAGTCCCGTCAGCTGCGGCAGGCCGAGGTCCAGGATCAGCAGGTCGAAGGCCTGGGCGGTCAGTGCCAGGTCCGCCGCCATGCCGTCGCGAACGGCGTCGACGGCGTAGCCGCTGTGCCGCAACGAACGGGAAAGACCGTCGGCCAGGATGCTGTCGTCTTCGGCGATCAGTATGCGCATGTCTCGTCTCCTGCGCGGATTCTGTCATGTCCCCCGAGCCTTGCCCAGACGGGGTTAACGCGTGATCGGGCGGCGGCGTGCGGAAAGCGCGCAAGAATTTGTCATACTGTTTATTTATACAGTATACTCGGATGCCATAATCCCCCAGCATCTTCGCACCAGACAATCACCAGACAATCGCTAGAACGTCAGACAGGACACTACATGGACGATAAAACCAGCAAGGCAGCCGCCTCGGAAAAAGCCAAGGCGCTCGCCGCCGCGCTATCGCAGATCGAAAAGCAGTTCGGCAAGGGCTCGATCATGCGGTATGGCGACAACGAGGTCGAGCACGACATCCAGGTGGTGTCCACGGGTTCGCTGGGCCTGGACATCGCGCTGGGCGTCGGCGGCCTGCCGCGCGGTCGCGTCGTCGAAATCTACGGCCCGGAATCCTCGGGCAAGACCACGCTGACCCTGCAGGTCATCGCCGAAATGCAGAAGATCGGCGGCACCTGCGCCTTCGTCGACGCGGAACACGCCCTGGACGTGCAGTACGCCGCCAAGCTCGGCGTCAACCTGACCGACCTGCTGATTTCCCAACCCGACACCGGCGAGCAGGCACTGGAAATCACCGACGCCCTGGTCCGCTCGGGCTCGGTGGACCTGATCGTCATCGACTCGGTCGCCGCACTGGTGCCGAAGGCCGAAATCGAAGGCGAAATGGGCGATTCCCTGCCGGGCCTGCAGGCCCGCCTGATGAGCCAGGCGCTGCGCAAGCTGACCGCCACCATCAAGCGCACCAACTGCATGGTCATCTTCATCAACCAGATCCGGATGAAGATCGGCGTCATGTTCGGCAACCCGGAAACCACCACCGGCGGTAACGCGCTCAAGTTCTATTCCTCGGTCCGGCTGGATATCCGCCGCATCGGCTCCATCAAGAAGGGCGAGGAAGTCATCGGCAATGAAACCCGCGTCAAGGTCGTCAAGAACAAGGTGTCGCCGCCTTTCAAGCAGGCCGAATTCGACATCATGTATGGCAGCGGCATCTCGCGCGAAGGCGAAATCATCGACCTCGGGGTGCAGGCCGGCATCGTCGACAAGTCCGGCGCCTGGTACAGCTACAACGGCGACCGCATCGGGCAGGGCAAGGACAATGTCCGCGAGTACCTGAAGGAACACCGCGACATGGCGCTGGAAATTGAAAATCGCATCCGCGAAAACCAGGGCATCGTCAGCCGTGCCAACACGTTCGCCGCGAGCGAAGCCGAAGAGGACTAAGTCGCCATGGGCGACCGTGTAGCGGAAAAGCGAGGGCCTTCACTGAAGGCTCGCGCGGTCGCCTATCTATCGCGTCGCGAATACGCCCGCGCCGAGCTTGCGCGCAAGCTCGGCGCGCATACCGAAGATCCGACGGCGCTGGACGCCTTGCTGGACGACCTGGAACGCGAAGGCTGGTTGTCCACCCGGCGCTTTGCCGAAAGTTTGGTGCATCGCCGCGCCGAACGCCAGGGGGCGGCGCGCATCGTCCAGGAACTGCGCCAGCACGGCGTGGATGAAGCCCAGATCGGCGAACTGCGCGATGGCCTGAAGGCGACGGAATACGAACGCGCGCTGGCGGTGTGGAACAAGCGCTACGGCGAGCGGCCCGCCGACCGTGCCGCCTACGCCAAACAGGCGCGCTTCCTGGCAGCGCGCGGCTTCGCGCATGACGTCATTCACCGCGTCCTGGGTGATGATCGTGACGACGATTGAGCCGGTGCATGGCCGGCTGATTTGATTCCGGCCAGGGTGCGGAAACACACATCCCTGGCGATGGTCAGGAAATCCTTGATGAACGGCGCGTCCGCGTCCTCGTTGCGTATGGCTGCGTAAAGCGTGCGCCATACGCCCTGCGGACCCAGGCGGCACACCTTCAACCAACCCTGTCCCAGGTATTCCGTCAAGGCCCAATTCGGCAATGCGGCCACGCCGCGATTGCTGGCGACCAGTTGCGCGATGATGGGCGTCAGTTCCGCCTTGCGTATCGTGGCGGGCTCGACGTCGGCAGGATCGAGAAACGCGGTAAAGACATCGAGGCGCTGGCGGTCGACCGGATAGGTGATCAGCGTCTGGTCCGCCAGCTGCTCGGGCTGGACGTAGCGCTGGCTCGCGAGCGGATTCGCTTCCGACACCGCCAGCACCAGCTCGTAGCCGAACAGCGGCACGTATTCGATGGCTTCCAGCGTTTGCGGATCCGAGGTGATCACCAGATCCAGATCGCCGCGCAGCAAGGCCGGAAAGGGCGCGAAGGAAAACGCGGCGGACAGGTCCAGGGCGACTTCAGGCCACTGGACGCGGAATGCGTCCATGGCGGGCATCAGCCACTGGAAACAGGAATGGCATTCGATCGCCAGGTGCAGGCGGCCCGTACGTCCCGCCGCCAGGCGCTGCAGTTCGCGCTCGGTGGCACGCAGCCTGGGCAGGATGTCGTCCGCCAGCGCCAGCACGCGCAGTCCGGCAGTCGTCAGGCGGGCCGGCCGCGTCCTGCGGTTCAACAGCGGCGTTCCCAGGCGGGATTCCAGTTCGCGCAATTGATGCGACAGGGCGGATTGCGTCAGGTGCAGCCGTTCGGCGGCCTCCTGCAGGCTACCTCCATCGCGGATGGCGGCGAGGGTTTCAAGATGGCGTATTTCGAGCATGGCAGTGCCAGGGATGGAGGGGCACCGAGGGTGCACTTCTGTATTCTATATGAATGTTGTTCAAGGAATCGATGCAAACATTGATTTTGATTCACGCAGAAACGCGCGCACAATGGCCGGACTTGAACAATTTTTGTTGGATCTTTCATTTCCATGACTACGATTCATAATCTTGGCTTTCCGCGCATCGGTGCGCAACGGGAACTGAAGCGCGCGGTGGAGGCCTATTGGGCCGGCAAGTCGTCGCTGGCGGAACTCGAGGAAACCGGCCGGGCCTTGCGCGCGCGGCATTGGCAGGTCCAGGCGGACGCGGGCGTGCACCTGATTCCGGTAGGCGATTTCGCGTGGTATGACCATGTACTGGAATGGACCACGCTGCTGGGCGCCGTGCCGGCACGTTTCGGTCAGCAGGACGCCGCCCCGGTCACCCTGGATACCCTGTTCCGCATGGGGCGGGGCCGTGCGCCGACCGGAACGCCGGCCGCCGCCTGCGAAATGACCAAGTGGTTCGATACCAACTACCATTACATCGTTCCGGAGCTGACGCCGGCGCAGACTTTCCGGATCGCCCGCGAATCCCTGTTCGAACAGATCCGCGAAGCCCAGCAGGCCGGTCATCGCGTCAAGCCGGTCATACCTGGCCCGCTGACCTGGCTGTGGCTGGGCAAGGGGGACGCGTACACCGGCCCGGGCGACGTCGCCAAGCTGGATCTGCTGGCGGGACTGATCCCGGTCTATATCGAAGTGCTGCGCCGTATCGCCGAACTGGGCGTGGAGTGGGTACAGATCGACGAGCCCATCCTGGCGCTGGACCTGCCGACCGCCTGGCGCGATGCGTATGCGTCCAGCTATGCGCGCCTGTCGGGCGGTGCCTTGAAGCTGCTGGTGGCGACCTATTTCGACGGCCTCCAGGACAACCTGGCCACGGCTGCCGCATTGCCGGTCGCCGGCCTGCATGTGGATCTGGTGCGCGCGCCGGAACAACTCGCACCGCTAATCGATGTCATCGGCTCGAAGATACTCTCGGCCGGGATCGTCAATGGGCGCAACATCTGGCGCACCGACCTGGATCTGGCGCTGAAGTCCCTGGCGCCCGCCAAGGCCGCCTTGGGCGAGCGTCTGTGGATTGCGCCGTCCTGCTCGCTGCTGCACGTGCCGGTGGATCTTGCCCATGAAACCGAATTGGACGACGAGCTGAAAAGCTGGCTGTCTTTCGCCGTGCAGAAGTTGGACGAGGTCCGCACGCTGGCGCTCGCCCTGGACGGCAGCCAGGAACCGGCGGTGCAGGAAGCCCTGCGGCTGCAACGTGCCGCGCTGGCCGATCGGGCGCGTTCGCCGCGCATCCATAATCCGGCCGTCGCCAAGCGCATGGCTGGTGCCGCGCAGGTGCAACGCGATCGGGCGCCGTTCCCGCAGCGCATCGTTCATCAGCAGGAAAAGCTGCGACTCCCGGCGTTTCCCACCACCACAATCGGCTCCTTCCCGCAGACCGCGGAAATCCGCGCGTTGCGGCGCGACTGGAAAGCCGGGGCCCTGGGCGATTCCGCCTATGAGACGGCGATCCGCAAGGAAATCGAGTCCGTCATCCGCTTCCAGGAGAGGGTCGGCCTGGACGTGCTGGTGCACGGCGAGCCCGAGCGCAACGACATGGTGGAGTACTTCGGCGAATTGCTGGCGGGCTTCGCCTTCACCCGTAACGGGTGGGTACAGAGCTACGGATCGCGCTGCGTCAAGCCGCCCATCATTTTCGGCGACGTCGCGCGCCCGGCGCCCATGACGGTGGCCTGGTCGTCCTACGCGCAATCGCTGACGGACAAGCCGGTAAAGGGGATGTTGACCGGGCCGGTGACCATCCTGCAATGGTCGTTCGTGCGCGACGACCAGCCCCGCGAACAGACCTGCCGGCAACTGGCGCTGGCCTTGCGTGACGAGGTCGTCGACCTGGAAAAGGCCGGCATACGCGTCATCCAGATCGATGAACCGGCGATCCGGGAAGGCCTGCCGCTGCGGCGCGCCGACTGGCAGGCCTACCTGGACTGGGCGGTGGACTGCTTCCGCCTGTCCACCGGCGGGGTGCAGGAGGACACGCAGATCCATACGCATATGTGCTATGCGGAGTTCAACGACATTATCGAATCCATCGCCGCGATGGACGCCGACGTCATCACCATCGAAACCTCCCGTTCCAATATGGAGCTGCTCAAGGCCTTCGAGGAATTCCGCTATCCGAACGATATCGGCCCGGGGGTCTATGACATCCATTCGCCCAATGTGCCGGACGTCGACTGGATGGTCGGCCTGATGCGCAAGGCCGGGGGCCGGCTCCCCAAGGAAAGGTTGTGGGTGAATCCGGATTGTGGCCTGAAGACCCGCGCCTGGCCGGAAACCGAAGCCGCGCTGGTCAGCATGGTGGACGCCGCGCGGCAGTTGCGCGCGCAGGCCTGATACCAC
This genomic interval from Bordetella genomosp. 8 contains the following:
- a CDS encoding response regulator transcription factor, encoding MRILIAEDDSILADGLSRSLRHSGYAVDAVRDGMAADLALTAQAFDLLILDLGLPQLTGLEVLRRLRARNAHLPVLILTAADSIEQRVKGLDLGADDYMAKPFALSELEARVRALTRRGAGGGASLIRHGRLVFDQAGRVASADEQPLDLSAREIGLLEILLMRSGRMVSKNQLVDHLCEWGDEVSTNAIEVYVHRLRKKLEPTGVRIMTVRGLGYCLERDHGTAELAH
- a CDS encoding DUF3185 family protein; this encodes MKPVTFIGAILIVLGVVALVYQGFSYKSEDTIVQVGSVKATAETTKSVPIPQWAGIAAIVVGVVAIGVGMRR
- the recX gene encoding recombination regulator RecX gives rise to the protein MGDRVAEKRGPSLKARAVAYLSRREYARAELARKLGAHTEDPTALDALLDDLEREGWLSTRRFAESLVHRRAERQGAARIVQELRQHGVDEAQIGELRDGLKATEYERALAVWNKRYGERPADRAAYAKQARFLAARGFAHDVIHRVLGDDRDDD
- the ligD gene encoding non-homologous end-joining DNA ligase; amino-acid sequence: MAQTDARVLGVAITHPDRQLFSDPVITKLDLARYYESVASSIMPHLANRRVALLRCPEGTSGECFFQKHMSDHLPSGVATDGDMLVIRDIGGVIGLVQRGVIEFHTWGAKLPGSDKPDRLTFDLDPDPHTGWRDMARATRVVRDRLEALGLQPFLKTTGGKGLHVVVPIRATLGWDDVRGFCKAIAQQLEHDAPDVFVANMAKAKRQGHIFVDYLRNSDGATAVAAFSVRARDGAPVSMPVAWDVLDGDEDPRGPAFNVRNVRARIDAWREDPWAGYAAARKTLTAAMRREVAAHAHDEDA
- the recA gene encoding recombinase RecA, whose amino-acid sequence is MDDKTSKAAASEKAKALAAALSQIEKQFGKGSIMRYGDNEVEHDIQVVSTGSLGLDIALGVGGLPRGRVVEIYGPESSGKTTLTLQVIAEMQKIGGTCAFVDAEHALDVQYAAKLGVNLTDLLISQPDTGEQALEITDALVRSGSVDLIVIDSVAALVPKAEIEGEMGDSLPGLQARLMSQALRKLTATIKRTNCMVIFINQIRMKIGVMFGNPETTTGGNALKFYSSVRLDIRRIGSIKKGEEVIGNETRVKVVKNKVSPPFKQAEFDIMYGSGISREGEIIDLGVQAGIVDKSGAWYSYNGDRIGQGKDNVREYLKEHRDMALEIENRIRENQGIVSRANTFAASEAEED
- a CDS encoding sensor histidine kinase; its protein translation is MLAPLFLLWPMSVAITYVVAQNIADVPYDRALASHLRVLARNVHIVDGKPQLDISEPVRGMLRTDETDSVFWLVLGGHGQYLGGDRELPLPKGADVVAPGAIRYEDSTLRGFAIRLAYTRVDATAPDATPALVIVAETSERRAQLANDIIKGVIIPQFVVLPIAVLLVWFGLTRGVAPLNALQQRLRARRPDDLSPIDERATPSEIAPLVAAINDLLERLSATVQTQRRFVADAAHQLKTPLAGLRTQAELALRDASADEMQASLRQLVAGSERATRLVNQLLLLARAENPATVGMASVDLNVLACEQTTQWAPQALNIGIDLGFEEAGQPAAIAGNAILLAELLNNLIDNALRYTPAGGRVTVRVCAIPGGALLEVEDSGPGIPSAERERVFDRFYRVLGTAAEGSGLGLAIVREIAQKHGATVQLMDHPTPGSTQRGLKVAIRFPHNLQTET
- a CDS encoding MFS transporter; its protein translation is MSTASMPRPGAVAASTPMTRNERKVIFASSLGTVFEWYDFYLYGSLAPIIALHFFSGVNPTAGFIFALLAFAAGFAVRPFGALVFGRLGDLVGRKYTFLVTIVIMGLSTFLVGILPTYGSIGIAAPALLIVLRLLQGLALGGEYGGAATYVAEHAPMGRRGFYTSWIQTTATLGLFLSLLVILGVRSYSGEDAFRDAWGWWRAPFLLSFVLLAISVWIRLQLSESPTFQRMKEEGKGSKAPISESFGQWKNLKIVILALLGLTAGQAVVWYTGQFYALFFLTQTLKVDANTANIMIAVALLIGTPFFVIFGALSDRIGRKPIIMAGCLIAAVTYFPIFQGLTHFANPALEKAQASAPVTVIADPATCSFQFNPVGTSSFTSSCDIVKSFMARNSVNYQNEAAPAGSVAKVRIGKDEFQSFEGKTLAPADFKTRTAELDKSLTSAIRGHGYPAKADPAQSNNVMVVVLLTILVIYVTMVYGPIAAMLVEMFPTRIRYTSMSLPYHIGNGWFGGFLPPLAFAIVAATGNIYDGLWYPIIIAVMTLIIGVLFVRETKDVDLNKDY
- a CDS encoding recombination-associated protein RdgC; this encodes MWFKNLKIYRLSPSWAMKDEQLEDALAKFAYQGGNTLEMQSLGWIPSRENGGLVHTVNGQMLLTLRAEKKLLPATVVNQVAKARAQEIEEQQGYKPGRKQMKEIKERVTDELLPKAFSIYRDTRVWIDPVNRWLVVDAAASAKADEVLGLLAKSIDPFPLESLYVAQSPAAAMTGWLAEDEAPANFSIDQDTELRASGESRAAIRYVKHTIDADDVRRHIQSGKQCTRLAMTWADRVSFVLTESLDVKRVAPLDVLKENTDSMAQNDDEKFDSDMALMTGELAKLMAELVEALGGEKRG
- a CDS encoding aspartate carbamoyltransferase produces the protein MSISQQAFLRDAMRRLNLTRDVFAARIGVKRRALDTWLLPEGSQEFRAMPEVVERFVTEIVQNGDLREKYTQSGQDGPLRDRIGMEGKHQLLSVDQFTRESVEDLFRVADMMQPIARRQKVSRVLEGAVLGNLFFEASTRTRVSFGAAFCRLGGSVCDTTGFTFSSMAKGESIYDTSRVMSGYVDAMVIRHPEKGSVAEFARATNIPVVNGGDGPGEHPSQALLDLYTILTEFSRLGKLLDGAHIAMVGDLKYGRTVHSLIKLLALYRGVKFTLISPPGLEMPAYIVEQAAKHDNVIEQKQSLDGLQGADVIYATRVQKERFADEAQEGYTPDFQINRAIIDTYCGPDTIVMHPLPRDSRPGANDLSVDLNHDPRLAIFRQTDNGIPIRMAIFAVLLGVEGLVQHSMRDVTWRHPSHVGPDDSAFHGLD